In the Verrucomicrobiota bacterium genome, one interval contains:
- a CDS encoding tyrosine-type recombinase/integrase: MKKRFLSKKHWGLLAQYQRHLLCIAGLRPRTCQRYVACARNFLGAQHQGRFRLRQLRPTVLLEYLLRKRQRYGPCHWVGEASRLRRFFRFLVAAGHLLASQIPVIPAVSSRGHWPSMDPLHPKELHRFLMRFDRRTETGRRDYAVAMCLARLGLRISEVAQLQLADLRWREGILRLRCPKGGRERQLPLLPEVQAAMIGYLTRGRPATTLPQVFVQASGCQACSIAQRSQAIRLAFQRSGVVKSRMGPHLLRHTLATHLFQRGVSLKAVADLLGHGHLASTWRYVRLSPVQLRMVVQPWPKEGL, translated from the coding sequence ATGAAAAAACGTTTCCTCTCCAAAAAACATTGGGGGCTTTTAGCCCAGTACCAACGACATCTCTTGTGCATCGCCGGGTTGCGCCCACGCACCTGCCAGCGCTATGTTGCATGTGCCCGGAACTTTTTAGGGGCGCAGCACCAAGGGCGCTTTCGCCTGCGGCAGTTGCGCCCCACCGTCCTGCTGGAGTACTTGCTCCGCAAACGGCAACGGTATGGGCCGTGCCATTGGGTGGGAGAGGCTTCCAGATTGCGGAGATTCTTCAGGTTTTTGGTGGCGGCTGGCCACCTGCTTGCCAGCCAAATTCCCGTCATTCCCGCCGTCAGCAGCCGGGGGCATTGGCCCAGCATGGATCCGCTTCATCCCAAGGAACTGCACCGCTTCCTGATGCGCTTTGACCGGCGCACCGAAACGGGCCGGCGCGATTACGCGGTGGCCATGTGTCTGGCGCGGCTGGGGCTGCGGATTAGCGAAGTGGCCCAGTTGCAATTGGCCGACCTTCGCTGGCGCGAAGGGATTCTGCGCCTGCGTTGTCCCAAAGGCGGCCGGGAACGACAGTTGCCGTTACTGCCAGAAGTGCAGGCGGCCATGATTGGATATTTGACCAGGGGACGACCGGCGACCACGCTGCCACAGGTGTTTGTGCAGGCCTCTGGCTGCCAGGCTTGCTCCATCGCCCAACGCAGCCAAGCCATCCGGCTGGCCTTCCAGCGGTCCGGGGTGGTTAAATCACGCATGGGTCCCCACCTCTTGCGGCACACGCTGGCCACCCATTTGTTCCAGCGTGGCGTGTCGCTTAAGGCCGTGGCCGACCTGTTGGGACATGGCCACCTGGCGTCCACTTGGCGCTATGTGCGCCTGAGCCCGGTGCAGTTGCGAATGGTGGTGCAA